Genomic segment of Brachyhypopomus gauderio isolate BG-103 chromosome 10, BGAUD_0.2, whole genome shotgun sequence:
TCTTGGGGACATGGTATGACATTGCTTCAGCATCCAACTGCCCCTGGAGACGCAAACACACAGGCAGCATGCCGGTGGGGTCCCTGGAGCTGCATCGCAGTGTCTCCCCGAACACACTGGACATGAAGCGCACCATGTCCAGGTACAGCCCCGTCCCCACCGccctcatacacatacacccaaacacacatatacagagatAGATcagatgtgaggtgtgtgtgtgtgtacagacagaTGGGTAGATGGATAGAATGATGTGTTTGTACTTATACAGGATGTATTATATTGTCATCCAATTACTGACCATGTTTAGATGCACACCCTGGTTCTCAGGATTGCAGTGCGGGGACGACGTCTTAaaggtgtctgtctgtcttaaaggtgtctgtctgtctgatgctACATCCACAGACATGGCGAATGTAAAGTGATCACAGGCAGCTATGAGCTGACGGAGACCCCAGGCCGGTTCTACTACCACAGCACCAGTGAGTACGCCCCCTGCAGGGTGTGCCTGTGTAGTGGAGTAAGTCACGTGTGCCTGCGCAGTGGAGTGAGTCACGTGTGCCTGTGTCCACCCAGAATGGTCAGCTGACGTGGACGCCTACGTCGTGCACACCAACTATAACGAGTATGCTCTGGTCATCATGCTGAAACAGCAGCGGCATGGCAACAGAACCACATCGGTGAAGCTGTACGGTGAGTGATGCAGACCCAGTAGGCCCTCACACCCACAAAGGGGGTCAGGGGTCATTCTGACTCGCTCCATCGCTGCCGTGAGGACGGCGCCGATTGTTTCCACCAGTGAAGAGCACCAGCTCGGCCAACTGGTCTGCTCTTCTGTACTTTGACACACCTTCTGGTGACTTGGAGCAGATACTAAAAGGCAGTGCCAGTGCAATGCCAGGACAGCAAGAACCAGTTATAAGAGGCCTACCAGAGTAGTATTGAGGTTTTGGTTGGTATGGCCCCCCACAGGTCGTAACAGGGAGCTGCGGCCCACCCTAATAGAAGATTTCAAGACTCTGGTGGCTGAGCAGGGAATGAGCGCAGATACCATCTCCATTAAAGAGaacaaaggtacacacacacacacacacacacacacaggaaatgtAAAAGCACATGACTTCACTAGTtcctttgttctctctctctgtcctcaggTGACTGTGTTCCAGGGCAGCAGACGATCCCACAGCCTGAGACAAAGGTAAACTGGGTAAACTGGGTAACTGGGTCATTCACAACCTGACTCATTGATTGCTAGAAATGTTCGGgttcagtaataaaaaaaacccaatgGTGAGGCTAGCTCAGAGCTGTGTGTACTGGTCAGCAGCGGGGGAGAGCCCCTCTGTTGGGGGCCCAAAGCCAGCCTGTTTAGAAGAGGCGTAAACGCTGCCCTGTATGGGCCTGTCAGATACCGCGCGCTAGGGGGGCTCTTCAGACAACCACTGAAACAGCTCAGACCCCAAATCTCAGTGAAGTCGAGCAGGTGGTTTGTCCTGTCCTGATAAACCGAGTCAGTAGCAATGCAGTGTGTGCAGTTATCCTGACCAGTCCAATGATGCTCCGTGTGCTCTGTCCTGATTGATCTAGCCGAGGTCGCGGAGAACTGTGGCGTTGCCGGGCGTGGAGGAAGGTTCTGGTGGGGAGATGCCCATGTTCCGTGGAGCAGGTGGGCCACGACCGCTGGTTCTGTCTCATCTGCTTGCATTTCTGCACCTttgttcactgtgtgtgtgtgtgtgtgtgtgtgtgtgtgtgtgtgtgtgtgtgtgtgtgtgtgtgtgtgcacgcgcctgtatgtgtttttctgtctgtgtgcatttatctgtatgtgtgagtatgCATCTGTATATGAGTGTAGTGTTctttgtgtatgcatgtgcattgtgtgtgtacatgtgtgtacatgtgtgtgcacgtgtgtgcacgtgtgtgcacgtgtgtgcacgtgtgtgcatgtgtgtgtgtgtgtgtgtgtgtgcaagtgtgtgtacgtgtgtacgtgtgtgtgtacgtgtgtgcatgtgtgtacgtgtgtgcatgtgcgtgtgtgtacgtgtgtgcatgtgtgtgcatgcttggtGCGTGTCATATACTCACTCCATACCTTGCTCTGACATCACTACAGCATCATATCTCACTGTGACCACTGGCACATCTACACAGCATTATAATATCCATAACCCGTTATATTAATCTCCATTCACTGTGCAATATCATGTATATTTAATACATTGTAGATATCAAAAACTTAGAACaatacttattttattttaatgactACAGAGTAAGTTTTTAATGTAAATACACTAGCTTAATTGTTTGTAATTAATACATATTATTGTAAATATTGGCACTGCAAATTGTGGAACTCGCACACAAGATTTTCACTCACCGGTGTACCTGTACTCTGGTGATGTGACAATAAATCTGATTTGATTTTattacgtgtgtatgtgtacacgtgtgtgtgtgtgtgtgtgtgtgtgcgtgtgtgtgtgtgtgtgtatgtatacacgtgtgtgtgtgtgtgtgtgtgcgtgtgtgtgtgtgcgtgcgtgcgtgcgtgcgtgcgtgcgtgcgtgcgtgtgtgtgcagaggcCTGCACTGCTGCTCATGATTCTGGGCCCTGTTTCGGGATGCTTCAGCGTTTCTACTACAACTCCTCCCTGATGGCCTGCCAGCAGTTTGTGTATGGCGG
This window contains:
- the ambp gene encoding protein AMBP, with the translated sequence MWTVFVVLLLGCVHHFHAGPLASEPALQTQENFDLDQFLGTWYDIASASNCPWRRKHTGSMPVGSLELHRSVSPNTLDMKRTMSRHGECKVITGSYELTETPGRFYYHSTKWSADVDAYVVHTNYNEYALVIMLKQQRHGNRTTSVKLYGRNRELRPTLIEDFKTLVAEQGMSADTISIKENKGDCVPGQQTIPQPETKPRSRRTVALPGVEEGSGGEMPMFRGAEACTAAHDSGPCFGMLQRFYYNSSLMACQQFVYGGCMGNQNNFESEKECLQTCRSEAACRLPMDAGPCNSAVHLWAFNATVGKCVAFKYGGCHGNGNKFYTQKECEEYCGVTRDGEEEFLKVN